In the Gasterosteus aculeatus chromosome X, fGasAcu3.hap1.1, whole genome shotgun sequence genome, one interval contains:
- the hyal4 gene encoding hyaluronidase-4 — protein sequence MHVVPVGGASSSHHVVPIALTCSWLLLLFHAAFCQKPAKLPLIGRKPFIAAWNAPLDMCTIKYNVTTNAHRLFHIHGSPRANWTGQNVTIFYANRLGYYPHYTPQGAAVHGGLPQNSSLDLHLFKAYQDINHFIPSEDFRGLAVIDWEFWRPQWFRNWDKKDIYRCKSKELTARAYVNVTAAQVEELARRRFEKSAKAFMQRTIQLGTRLRPNALWGFYLYPDCHNYKLHEQNYTGFCPPVEGQRNDELRWLWNSSTALFPSVAFRKTHTNSVGNLRFSQHRIRESLRIASLTSREYELPTYVYLRLGYRDEAMAFLTMKDLIYSIGESAALGAAGFVIWGDLNLTSSRHNCTKVKGFLSRRLGQYITNVTRAAEFCSDFLCRGNGRCVRRDPLSRHYLHLSADSYRIRPAGDEDFAVTGWHSEHEQRLLARRFRCHCYEGHEGERCDSVNEVREDDGPLGGEGDEDEQERRRTEWEDEQGERWEAGEGEAPPTGCSVPVTLLMLLLGLSTASL from the exons ATGCATGTGGTGCCAGTGGGCGGGGCGTCTTCCTCCCACCACGTCGTACCCATCGCCCTCACCTGCTCCTGGCTGCTCCTGCTCTTCCACGCCGCCTTTTGTCAGAAACCCGCCAAgctgcctctgattggccggaAGCCGTTCATCGCCGCCTGGAACGCCCCCCTGGACATGTGCACCATCAAGTACAACGTCACCACCAACGCCCACCGCCTCTTCCACATCCACGGCAGCCCGCGCGCCAACTGGACAGGCCAGAACGTCACCATCTTCTACGCCAACCGGCTGGGCTACTACCCGCACTACACGCCGCAGGGCGCCGCCGTGCACGGCGGCCTGCCACAGAACAGCAGCCTGGACCTGCACCTGTTCAAGGCCTACCAGGACATCAACCACTTCATCCCCTCGGAGGACTTCCGCGGCCTGGCCGTGATCGACTGGGAGTTCTGGCGGCCCCAATGGTTCCGTAACTGGGACAAGAAGGACATCTACCGGTGCAAGTCCAAGGAGCTGACCGCCAGGGCCTACGTCAACGTGACGGCAGcgcaggtggaggagctggcGCGGCGGCGGTTCGAGAAGAGCGCCAAGGCGTTCATGCAGAGGACTATCCAGCTGGGGACGCGCCTTCGCCCCAACGCACTCTGGGGGTTCTACCTCTACCCGGACTGCCACAACTACAAACTGCACGAGCAGAACTACACAGGCTTCTGCCCCCCGGTGGAGGGGCAGAGGAACGACGAGCTGCGCTGGCTGTGGAACAGCAGCACGGCGCTCTTCCCCTCCGTGGCCTTCAGGAAGACTCACACCAACAGCGTGGGAAACCTGCGCTTCTCCCAGCACCGGATCCGCGAGTCGCTCCGCATCGCCTCGCTGACCTCCAGGGAGTACGAGCTCCCCACCTACGTGTACCTGAGGCTGGGCTACCGGGACGAGGCCATGGCCTTCCTCACCATG aaagaccTGATCTACAGCATCGGCGAGAGCGCTGCTCTGGGAGCGGCGGGCTTCGTCATCTGGGGCGACCTGAATCTGACCTCGTCCAGA CACAACTGCACCAAGGTGAAAGGCTTCCTGAGCCGCCGCCTGGGCCAGTACATCACCAACGTGACGCGGGCCGCCGAGTTCTGCAGCGACTTCCTGTGCCGGGGCAACGGCCGCTGCGTCCGCCGGGACCCGCTTTCCCGCCACTACCTCCACCTGAGCGCCGACAGCTACCGCATCCGGCCCGCCGGCGACGAGGACTTCGCCGTCACCGGGTGGCACTCGGAGCACGAGCAGCGGCTGCTGGCCCGGAGGTTCCGCTGCCACTGCTACGAGGGCCACGAGGGCGAGCGCTGCGACAGCGTCAACGAAGTGAGGGAGGACGACGGGCCgcttgggggggagggagacgaggaCGAGCAGGAGAGGCGGAGGACGGAGTGGGAGGACGAGCAGGGGGAGCggtgggaggcgggggagggcgAGGCGCCGCCGACCGGCTGCAGCGTTCCCGTGACGCTGCTGATGCTCCTGCTGGGCCTGTCGACGGCGTCCCTCTGA